Proteins from a genomic interval of Thermococcus sp.:
- a CDS encoding CARDB domain-containing protein — MRTEFNGYEKHDEGSIIVEDDNGNTGSLKISSVSISPQKPEDGDSVSFTVKVKSTHLTSQNMELELYVDGNLVDGTQGVINANSEETFNLHWLALTGEHSYTVKAYSIVGGEKFMEDEKSGRVKVVKDLIANISMEIECPSRVGLGGSFECLLQVENDNSETIGVQLNNITFRSEVKREEDDINYVRFQRIEGVFYLSAFKEVPPHSSRSVPINLGRVDNDFASHFGLSDNHLLLSSTIQGDVNPNVLHQIAYWDTEYSITLRLDVFDENGSVLFKDKALTTSTTFFYYGSAQAKIDREMRIQRLENFGENTIKVIVVIVTVYYSKGNLGDKLWEFVKGFWG; from the coding sequence CAACGGGTATGAAAAGCACGATGAGGGGAGCATTATCGTTGAAGATGATAATGGTAACACGGGAAGCTTGAAAATCAGCAGCGTTAGCATTTCACCCCAAAAACCAGAGGACGGTGATTCGGTGAGTTTCACGGTTAAGGTTAAGAGTACTCACCTCACAAGTCAGAATATGGAGTTAGAGCTTTACGTTGATGGTAACTTGGTTGACGGTACTCAAGGGGTCATTAACGCTAATTCAGAGGAAACCTTCAACCTTCACTGGCTCGCCCTGACGGGCGAGCACTCATACACGGTAAAAGCTTATAGCATTGTGGGAGGAGAAAAATTCATGGAGGATGAGAAAAGCGGGAGGGTGAAGGTTGTCAAAGATTTAATTGCTAATATAAGCATGGAAATAGAGTGTCCTTCAAGAGTTGGCTTAGGAGGTTCTTTTGAATGTCTATTACAGGTCGAGAACGATAATTCAGAAACGATTGGAGTGCAACTAAACAACATCACCTTCCGGAGTGAAGTGAAGAGGGAGGAAGATGACATTAATTACGTGCGTTTTCAGAGGATAGAGGGGGTTTTCTATCTGAGTGCATTTAAAGAAGTGCCACCACACTCGTCTAGGAGTGTTCCAATCAACCTTGGCAGGGTGGATAATGATTTTGCTTCCCATTTTGGGCTATCTGACAATCACCTCTTGCTGTCATCCACTATTCAGGGTGACGTGAATCCAAATGTATTGCATCAAATTGCGTACTGGGATACGGAATACTCCATTACTCTTAGGCTGGATGTTTTTGACGAAAATGGCAGTGTCCTGTTCAAAGACAAAGCTCTAACGACCTCAACAACGTTCTTCTATTATGGTAGTGCTCAGGCAAAAATTGACAGGGAAATGAGGATTCAGAGATTAGAAAACTTCGGCGAAAATACAATAAAGGTAATAGTGGTCATAGTCACAGTATATTATTCCAAGGGTAACTTGGGGGACAAGCTATGGGAGTTCGTGAAAGGTTTCTGGGGGTGA